From the Stenotrophomonas bentonitica genome, one window contains:
- the aceB gene encoding malate synthase A has protein sequence MSAVAAFATAQPTPADAPATPGIALTTQLAGQSALLPAGVLALLVSLHRAVEPERQRRLQARRERQAFFDGGGLPDFRTDTAAIRSDDWRVAAIPEALQDRRVEITGPTDPKMVINALNSGAKVFMADFEDSTAPAWRNLLAGQQALIGAVRGDLTHTGPSVDGKPGKQYALRPLDEQAVLIVRPRGWHLDEKHVRIDGQPLAGGLFDAAVFAFHNARTLMCRQRGPYFYLPKLQSMEEAALWETALSHIEGMLGLPHGQIKVTVLIETLPAVFEMDEILHALRDRIVGLNCGRWDYIFSYIKTFRKHADKVLPERGQVTMTQPFLKAYSELLIQTCHRRGAHAMGGMAAQIPINHDAAANEQAMARVRADKLREVTAGHDGTWVAHPALIPVAQAIFDAHMPGPNQHAVLRRDVRVGRDELIAAPTGTITRAGFEGNVEVCVRYLAAWLDGNGCVPIHHLMEDAATAEISRSQLWQWLHVPGQHLDDGTAIDLPLLDATLAALPAKLGERSALPGGARIEEAIGLLAELSRRDELTDFLTLPAYDRLA, from the coding sequence ATGTCCGCTGTCGCCGCCTTCGCCACCGCCCAGCCCACCCCGGCCGACGCTCCGGCCACGCCGGGCATTGCCCTCACCACCCAGCTGGCCGGCCAGTCCGCGCTGCTGCCGGCAGGGGTACTGGCGCTGCTGGTGTCGCTGCACCGCGCGGTGGAACCGGAGCGCCAGCGCCGCCTGCAGGCCCGCCGCGAACGCCAGGCGTTCTTCGACGGCGGCGGCCTGCCGGACTTCCGCACCGACACCGCCGCCATCCGCAGCGACGACTGGCGCGTGGCCGCCATCCCGGAGGCGCTGCAGGACCGCCGCGTCGAGATCACCGGCCCGACCGACCCGAAGATGGTCATCAACGCGCTGAACTCCGGCGCCAAGGTGTTCATGGCCGACTTCGAGGACTCCACCGCCCCGGCCTGGCGCAACCTGCTGGCCGGCCAGCAGGCGCTGATCGGCGCAGTGCGCGGCGACCTGACCCATACCGGCCCCAGCGTGGACGGCAAGCCCGGCAAGCAGTACGCGCTGCGGCCGCTGGACGAACAGGCGGTGCTGATCGTTCGCCCGCGCGGCTGGCACCTGGATGAGAAGCACGTGCGCATCGACGGCCAGCCGCTGGCCGGCGGCCTGTTCGACGCGGCGGTGTTCGCCTTCCACAACGCGCGCACCCTGATGTGCCGCCAGCGCGGCCCGTACTTCTACCTGCCCAAGCTGCAGTCGATGGAAGAGGCCGCGCTGTGGGAGACCGCGCTGTCGCACATCGAAGGCATGCTCGGCCTGCCGCACGGGCAGATCAAGGTCACCGTGCTGATCGAAACGCTGCCGGCGGTGTTCGAGATGGACGAGATCCTGCACGCGCTGCGCGACCGCATCGTCGGCCTGAACTGCGGCCGCTGGGACTACATCTTTTCGTACATCAAGACCTTCCGTAAGCACGCCGACAAGGTGCTGCCCGAGCGCGGCCAGGTGACCATGACCCAGCCGTTCCTGAAGGCCTATTCGGAACTGCTGATCCAGACCTGCCACCGCCGTGGCGCACATGCGATGGGTGGCATGGCCGCGCAGATTCCGATCAACCATGACGCCGCTGCCAACGAACAGGCCATGGCGCGCGTTCGGGCCGACAAGCTGCGCGAAGTGACCGCCGGCCACGACGGCACCTGGGTGGCGCACCCGGCGCTGATCCCGGTGGCGCAGGCGATCTTCGACGCGCACATGCCCGGCCCGAACCAGCACGCGGTGCTGCGCCGGGATGTGCGGGTGGGGCGCGACGAACTGATCGCCGCACCCACCGGCACCATCACCCGCGCCGGTTTCGAGGGCAACGTGGAAGTGTGCGTGCGCTACCTGGCCGCCTGGCTGGACGGCAACGGCTGCGTGCCGATCCATCACCTGATGGAAGACGCGGCCACCGCCGAGATCAGCCGCAGCCAGCTGTGGCAGTGGCTGCACGTGCCCGGCCAGCACCTGGACGACGGCACCGCCATCGACCTGCCGCTGCTGGACGCCACCCTGGCCGCGCTGCCGGCAAAGCTGGGCGAGCGCAGCGCGCTGCCGGGCGGGGCGCGGATTGAAGAGGCGATCGGGTTGCTGGCCGAGCTGAGCCGCCGTGATGAGTTGACCGACTTTTTGACCCTGCCGGCCTACGACCGCCTGGCCTGA
- a CDS encoding LysR family transcriptional regulator, producing MPTAKPPSPRFSYKSDRLKPLRAFCQTVRLGSVSRAAEALFVSQPAISQQLQALERELGVGLFERSGRRLVPSREGQLLFEMAQPLVESLDGLEASFRDKVKGLDAGELNIAANSSTILYLLPRIVERFRQRHPDVRLTLHNAISADGTDLLRSDAADLAVGSMTEVPSDLSYAPAYRFEQVLIAPPDHPLATAPELTLQAISAYPLVLPPKRQITYRLVDQVFQRQRVPYTVALEVGGWEVIKQYVAMGMGISIVPALCLNDADRDRLVTRSMSAWFPQRSYGVIVRRGRFLSPQARAFIELIQPDLFSPRSYDESGHSER from the coding sequence ATGCCCACAGCCAAGCCGCCAAGTCCCCGTTTTTCCTACAAATCTGATCGACTGAAGCCGCTGCGGGCGTTCTGCCAGACGGTGCGGCTGGGCTCGGTCTCACGGGCGGCTGAGGCGCTGTTCGTCAGCCAGCCGGCGATCAGCCAGCAGTTGCAGGCGCTGGAACGCGAGTTGGGGGTGGGCCTGTTCGAGCGCAGCGGGCGGCGCCTGGTGCCCAGCCGCGAGGGCCAGCTGCTGTTTGAGATGGCCCAGCCGCTGGTGGAAAGCCTGGACGGGCTGGAGGCCAGCTTCCGCGACAAGGTGAAGGGGCTGGACGCTGGCGAACTCAACATCGCCGCCAACAGCTCCACCATCCTGTACCTGCTGCCGCGCATCGTGGAGCGCTTCCGCCAGCGCCACCCGGACGTGCGCCTGACCCTGCACAACGCGATCAGCGCCGACGGCACCGACCTGCTGCGCAGCGACGCGGCCGACCTGGCGGTGGGCTCGATGACCGAGGTGCCGTCCGACCTGAGCTACGCCCCGGCCTACCGCTTCGAGCAGGTGCTGATCGCCCCGCCCGACCATCCGCTGGCCACCGCGCCGGAGCTGACCCTGCAGGCGATCTCGGCCTACCCGCTGGTGCTGCCGCCCAAGCGCCAGATCACCTACCGGCTGGTCGACCAGGTGTTCCAGCGCCAGCGCGTGCCGTACACGGTGGCGCTGGAGGTGGGCGGCTGGGAGGTGATCAAGCAGTACGTGGCAATGGGCATGGGCATTTCCATCGTGCCGGCGCTGTGCCTCAACGACGCCGACCGGGACCGGCTGGTGACGCGTTCGATGAGCGCGTGGTTCCCCCAGCGCAGCTACGGGGTGATCGTGCGCCGTGGGCGCTTCCTGTCACCGCAGGCGCGTGCCTTCATCGAGCTGATCCAGCCGGACCTGTTCAGTCCGCGCAGCTATGATGAAAGCGGTCATTCAGAACGCTGA
- the lepB gene encoding signal peptidase I, translated as MSQVAPAAGTRTGVLYWLKKEALPLLVMLGLLAAARDSLANHYQVPSGSMQHTLMPGDRVVVDMRAYGLRLPFTSVELLHTGVPQRGEVAVFDSPQDGTRLIKRIAAVGGDRVELHEGHLSINGQPLAQAGTDEVEDFGRTLAQLDLGQGGGPDISGLTVPTGKVLMLGDHRGNSADGRYFGLVDAKALYGKAARVYYRRGEGFTWQAL; from the coding sequence ATGTCCCAGGTTGCCCCCGCCGCCGGAACCCGCACCGGCGTGCTGTACTGGCTGAAGAAGGAAGCGCTGCCGCTGCTGGTCATGCTCGGCCTGCTGGCCGCCGCGCGCGACAGCCTGGCCAACCACTACCAGGTGCCCAGCGGCTCCATGCAGCACACCCTGATGCCGGGTGATCGCGTGGTGGTGGACATGCGCGCGTACGGTCTGCGCCTGCCGTTCACCAGCGTCGAACTGCTGCATACCGGCGTTCCGCAGCGCGGCGAGGTGGCGGTGTTCGATTCCCCGCAGGACGGCACTCGGCTGATCAAGCGCATTGCCGCCGTGGGCGGTGACCGGGTGGAGCTGCACGAGGGCCACCTGAGCATCAACGGCCAGCCGCTGGCACAGGCCGGGACCGATGAAGTGGAAGACTTCGGCCGCACCCTGGCGCAGCTGGACCTGGGGCAGGGTGGGGGCCCGGACATCTCCGGCCTGACCGTGCCGACGGGGAAGGTGTTGATGCTGGGCGACCATCGGGGTAACAGTGCAGATGGGCGGTACTTCGGGCTCGTCGACGCGAAGGCGTTGTATGGCAAAGCGGCTCGCGTGTATTACCGCCGGGGTGAAGGGTTTACCTGGCAGGCGTTGTAA
- the aceA gene encoding isocitrate lyase, with the protein MTKLPTAEQIQHEWNTDPRWAGIQRNYSAADVVRLRGTVHVEHSLARLGAEKLWKYLREKDFVNALGALTGNQAMQQVKAGLNAIYLSGWQVAADANLAGQMYPDQSLYPADSVPAVVKRINNTLLRADQLHHAEGKDEIDFLQPIVADAEAGFGGVLNAFELMKAMIEAGAAGVHFEDQLASVKKCGHMGGKVLVPTREAIEKLNAARLAADVLGVPTLLVARTDAEAADLLTSDIDPNDQPFASGERTPEGFYRTRNGLDQAISRGLAYAPYADLVWCETGKPDLEFARKFAEAIHAKYPGKLLAYNCSPSFNWKKNLDDATIAKFQKEIASYGYKFQFITLAGFHALNYSMFNLAHGYARRQMSAFVELQEAEFAAADRGFTAVKHQREVGTGYFDAVTQAIQQGQSSTTALTGSTEEEQFRAA; encoded by the coding sequence ATGACCAAGCTGCCGACCGCCGAACAGATCCAGCACGAATGGAACACCGACCCGCGCTGGGCCGGGATCCAGCGCAACTACAGCGCCGCCGACGTGGTGCGCCTGCGCGGCACCGTGCACGTGGAGCATTCGCTGGCCCGGCTGGGCGCGGAGAAGCTGTGGAAGTACCTGCGTGAAAAGGACTTCGTCAACGCACTCGGCGCCCTGACCGGCAACCAGGCCATGCAGCAGGTCAAGGCCGGCCTCAACGCCATCTACCTGTCCGGCTGGCAGGTCGCCGCCGACGCCAACCTGGCCGGCCAGATGTACCCCGACCAGTCGCTGTACCCGGCCGACTCCGTGCCCGCGGTGGTCAAGCGCATCAACAACACCCTGCTGCGCGCCGACCAGCTGCACCACGCCGAAGGCAAGGACGAGATCGACTTCCTGCAGCCGATCGTGGCCGACGCCGAAGCCGGCTTCGGCGGCGTGCTCAACGCCTTCGAGCTGATGAAGGCGATGATCGAAGCCGGCGCGGCTGGCGTGCACTTCGAAGACCAGCTGGCCTCGGTGAAGAAGTGCGGCCACATGGGCGGCAAGGTGCTGGTGCCCACCCGCGAGGCCATCGAGAAGTTGAACGCCGCGCGCCTGGCCGCCGACGTGCTGGGCGTGCCCACCCTGCTGGTCGCCCGCACCGACGCCGAAGCCGCCGACCTGCTGACCAGCGACATCGACCCCAACGACCAGCCCTTCGCCAGCGGTGAGCGCACCCCGGAAGGCTTCTACCGCACCCGCAATGGCCTGGACCAGGCGATCAGCCGCGGCCTGGCCTACGCCCCCTACGCCGACCTGGTCTGGTGCGAGACCGGCAAGCCGGACCTGGAGTTCGCCCGGAAGTTCGCCGAGGCCATCCACGCCAAGTACCCGGGCAAGCTGCTGGCCTACAACTGCTCGCCCAGCTTCAACTGGAAGAAGAACCTGGACGACGCCACCATCGCGAAGTTCCAGAAGGAAATCGCCAGCTACGGGTACAAGTTCCAGTTCATCACCCTGGCCGGGTTCCACGCCCTGAACTACTCCATGTTCAACCTGGCCCACGGCTACGCCCGCCGCCAGATGAGCGCCTTCGTCGAGCTGCAGGAGGCCGAATTCGCCGCCGCCGACCGCGGCTTCACGGCCGTGAAGCACCAGCGCGAGGTCGGCACCGGCTACTTCGACGCCGTCACCCAGGCCATCCAGCAGGGCCAGTCCTCCACCACCGCCCTGACCGGCTCGACCGAAGAAGAGCAATTCCGGGCGGCCTGA
- a CDS encoding LysR substrate-binding domain-containing protein codes for MSIELRHLRYFLAVADTLHFGRAAERLGMSQPPLSQQIRQLETLLGARLFLRSNRRVELTEAGRVLQAQATEALARVDQAIELTQRAQRGETGELRIGLTRATPLSTQIPRAIFAYRQQFPQVQLKLREMNTLQQIDALVANELDVGLIRKRALPAPLTSRKLFSDPLALVVHDQHPLLRGLPEGAPLALRQFAHEPFVGFLREVGAGIHDHFIALCRNAGFTPRIIQEAGEASTLISLAASGLGVTVLPASCSHIHVEGARFVPLSDRAASSEVHVAYRRGSPSPLITHFTKLLQGGLSD; via the coding sequence ATGTCGATCGAACTGCGCCACCTGCGCTATTTCCTGGCGGTGGCCGACACCCTGCACTTCGGCCGCGCCGCCGAACGCCTGGGCATGTCCCAGCCGCCGCTGAGCCAGCAGATCCGCCAGCTGGAAACGCTGCTGGGTGCGCGGTTGTTCCTGCGCAGCAATCGCCGGGTGGAACTCACCGAGGCCGGGCGCGTGCTGCAGGCACAGGCCACCGAGGCGTTGGCACGGGTCGACCAGGCCATTGAGCTGACCCAGCGCGCGCAGCGTGGCGAAACCGGCGAACTGAGGATCGGGCTGACCCGGGCGACGCCGTTGTCCACGCAGATTCCGCGCGCGATCTTCGCCTACCGCCAGCAGTTCCCGCAGGTGCAGTTGAAGCTGCGCGAAATGAACACGCTGCAGCAGATCGACGCGCTGGTGGCCAATGAGCTGGACGTGGGCTTGATCCGCAAGCGGGCGCTGCCGGCGCCGCTGACCTCGCGCAAATTGTTCAGTGATCCGCTGGCGCTGGTGGTGCATGACCAGCACCCGCTGCTGCGCGGGTTGCCGGAGGGCGCGCCGCTGGCGCTGCGGCAGTTTGCGCACGAGCCGTTCGTGGGGTTCCTGCGCGAAGTGGGCGCCGGTATCCATGACCACTTCATCGCGCTGTGCCGGAATGCGGGGTTCACCCCGCGCATCATCCAGGAAGCGGGCGAAGCGTCGACGCTGATCAGCCTGGCGGCGTCTGGCCTCGGCGTTACCGTGCTGCCGGCGTCGTGCAGCCATATCCATGTGGAAGGCGCGCGCTTCGTGCCGTTGAGCGACCGCGCGGCCAGTTCGGAAGTGCACGTGGCTTACCGTCGCGGCAGCCCGTCACCGCTGATCACCCACTTCACCAAACTGCTGCAGGGCGGACTCAGCGACTGA
- a CDS encoding GGDEF domain-containing protein, whose amino-acid sequence MSGKLATNVCEREPGIAQTAMADIVHAVLSAGEFALFAEFGRHRPLRAGEHLFLRNQSGSTMYVIVSGGIELDFGEDLVVKTLGPHEFFGELGLLIGDHPRSADARATSDSLVLELDNADFQRLVDRDPGLVAYFLRRTIMRVVSNEQVLIRQLRRRNHDLETALDNLYVTTHQLTHTRELVRTDELTGLHNRRGLALYLQECRSHEGDAPQGLLLIDCDHFKQVNDEHGHQAGDRVLQSIANILRSVANEQDRACRLGGDEFCLLLRVADADSLQHAAEFILGAVHGLMGRANLQPHVCPVSIGVCLIDPLGDWSDWYARADNALYQAKRLGGNRLHWSRSATSLT is encoded by the coding sequence ATGAGCGGCAAGCTGGCCACGAACGTGTGCGAACGGGAACCAGGCATCGCGCAGACCGCGATGGCTGACATAGTGCATGCCGTTCTCAGCGCTGGCGAATTCGCCCTGTTCGCCGAATTCGGCCGGCACCGCCCGCTGCGCGCCGGCGAACACCTGTTCCTGCGCAACCAGTCCGGCAGCACCATGTATGTCATCGTCAGCGGTGGCATCGAGCTCGATTTCGGCGAAGACCTGGTGGTCAAGACGCTGGGCCCGCACGAATTCTTCGGCGAACTCGGCCTGCTGATCGGCGACCACCCGCGCAGTGCCGACGCGCGCGCTACCAGCGATTCGCTGGTGCTGGAACTGGACAACGCCGATTTCCAGCGCCTGGTCGACCGCGATCCAGGTCTGGTCGCCTACTTCCTGCGCCGCACGATCATGCGCGTGGTCAGCAACGAACAGGTCCTGATCCGCCAGCTGCGCCGGCGCAACCACGACCTCGAAACCGCGCTCGACAATCTATACGTCACCACCCACCAGCTCACCCATACCCGTGAGCTGGTGCGCACCGACGAACTCACCGGCCTGCACAACCGCCGCGGCCTGGCCCTGTACCTGCAGGAATGCCGCAGCCACGAAGGCGACGCTCCGCAGGGCCTGCTGCTGATCGACTGCGACCACTTCAAGCAGGTCAACGACGAGCACGGCCACCAGGCCGGCGACCGCGTCCTGCAGAGCATTGCCAACATCCTGCGCTCGGTGGCCAACGAACAGGACCGCGCCTGCCGGCTCGGCGGCGACGAATTCTGCCTGCTGCTGCGCGTAGCCGACGCCGACAGCCTGCAGCACGCCGCTGAATTCATCCTGGGCGCGGTGCACGGCCTGATGGGCCGCGCCAACCTGCAGCCGCACGTCTGCCCGGTCAGCATCGGGGTCTGCCTGATCGACCCGCTCGGCGACTGGAGCGACTGGTACGCCCGTGCCGACAACGCGCTGTACCAGGCCAAGCGCCTGGGCGGCAATCGACTTCATTGGTCGCGTTCTGCGACGTCCTTGACCTGA
- a CDS encoding MFS transporter, whose amino-acid sequence MNGDTAALPERSPTTHPPTPSLHIEQGTPAFRRTAVALFLAGFSTFGLLYTVQPLLPEFSRHFGVSAANSALALSLSTGLLAVSMLVAGLISDRVGRRGLMIAALLASTVLSAASALVDDWSTLLVLRALLGLTLSGVPAVAMTYLVEEMDPRALGLAMGLYIGGNAVGGMSGRLIAGIVADHWGWRWGIGVVSLIAVLSTVLLWVQLPPSRHFQSRRGGLRELPTRWRQLFADPGLPSLFATAFVLMGVFVTLYNYLGYHLLAPPYQLSQTVVGLIFSVYLVGTFSSAWMGQQATKHGRGRVLGICYALIALGIVMLALPWLGCMAVGIALVTFGFFGGHSVASSWVGSRAGVMRAEASALYLFAYYLGSSLAGAAGGVFYTHWDWWGVCAFTAVLTVIGATIAWRLGRRAQPLQAALAVSR is encoded by the coding sequence ATGAACGGCGACACCGCAGCGCTGCCCGAGCGCAGTCCCACCACCCATCCGCCCACGCCCTCCCTGCACATCGAGCAGGGCACCCCGGCCTTCCGCCGTACGGCGGTCGCCCTGTTTCTGGCCGGCTTCTCCACCTTCGGCCTGCTCTACACCGTGCAGCCGCTGCTGCCGGAGTTCAGCCGCCACTTCGGCGTTTCCGCCGCCAACAGCGCGCTCGCCCTCTCCCTCAGCACTGGCCTGCTCGCGGTCTCCATGCTGGTCGCCGGGCTGATCTCCGACCGGGTCGGCCGTCGCGGCCTGATGATCGCCGCACTGCTCGCTTCCACCGTGCTCTCCGCCGCCAGCGCGCTGGTCGACGACTGGAGCACGCTGCTGGTGCTGCGCGCCCTGCTCGGCCTGACCCTCAGCGGCGTGCCCGCCGTGGCCATGACCTACCTGGTCGAAGAAATGGACCCGCGCGCGCTCGGCCTGGCCATGGGCCTGTACATCGGCGGCAACGCCGTCGGTGGCATGAGCGGGCGCCTGATCGCCGGCATCGTCGCCGACCATTGGGGCTGGCGTTGGGGCATCGGCGTGGTCTCGTTGATCGCGGTGCTCAGCACCGTGCTGCTGTGGGTGCAGCTGCCGCCCTCGCGCCACTTCCAGAGCCGCCGCGGCGGCCTGCGCGAACTGCCCACGCGCTGGCGCCAGCTGTTCGCCGACCCCGGCCTGCCGTCGCTGTTCGCCACCGCGTTCGTGCTGATGGGCGTGTTCGTCACCCTCTACAACTACCTCGGCTACCACCTGCTCGCACCGCCGTACCAGCTCAGCCAGACCGTGGTCGGCCTGATCTTCAGCGTCTACCTGGTCGGCACCTTCAGCTCGGCCTGGATGGGCCAGCAGGCCACCAAACATGGTCGCGGCCGCGTGCTCGGCATCTGCTACGCGCTCATCGCACTCGGTATCGTCATGCTCGCGCTGCCGTGGCTGGGCTGCATGGCGGTGGGCATCGCGCTGGTTACCTTCGGCTTCTTCGGCGGGCACTCGGTGGCCAGCAGCTGGGTCGGCAGCCGCGCGGGAGTGATGCGCGCCGAAGCCTCGGCGCTGTACCTGTTCGCCTACTACCTGGGCTCCAGTCTGGCCGGTGCCGCCGGCGGCGTGTTCTACACCCACTGGGACTGGTGGGGCGTGTGCGCGTTCACCGCCGTGCTCACCGTGATCGGCGCGACCATCGCGTGGCGGCTGGGCCGTCGCGCACAGCCGCTGCAGGCCGCGCTCGCCGTCAGTCGCTGA